One region of Budorcas taxicolor isolate Tak-1 chromosome 3, Takin1.1, whole genome shotgun sequence genomic DNA includes:
- the LOC128044428 gene encoding monocarboxylate transporter 1-like translates to MPPSNGGPTGYTPPDGGWGWAVVVGAFISIGFSCAFGKSISVFYKEIEEIFKASTSEVSWLSSIVFAVMYAGGPISSVLVNKYGSRPVMILGGCLSGCGLIAVSFCSTVMELYFCIGVIVGLGLAFNFSPAFTMIGKYFYKKRPLASGLAMAGSPVFLSAMAPLNQALFAAFGWRGSFLILGALLLNCCVAGALMRPIGPKPTTSEKEKSKEFLQEAGKCDANKGPGNPKTGVNGRNSPKEKQSLLQTVYKLLDLSLLKHRGFLLYLSGNVIMSFGMATPLVFISNYAKSQHHSSEKAAFLLSILAFVDMVSRPCMGFVANTKWVRPRIQYFLAASIIMNGVCHMLVPLSSSYIGFCVYSGFLGFAFGWFGAVLFETLMDLVGAERFSSAVGLVTIVECCPILLGPPVLGRLNDIYGDYKYTYWACGIILIVAGIYLFIGMGINYRLEAKEQKAGKKQKKESKEMEPKEVIKAAQSPELKGTEEGPKEEEL, encoded by the exons ATGCCACCATCAAATGGAGGTCCAACTGGATATACCCCACCAgatggaggctgggggtgggcagtggtAGTTGGAGCTTTCATTTCCATTGGCTTCTCTTGTGCATTTGGCAAATCTATTAGtgtattttacaaagaaattgaagaaatatttaaagccAGCACCAGCGAAGTGTCATGGTTATCTTCCATTGTGTTTGCTGTCATGTATGCTGGAG GTCCTATCAGCAGTGTCCTGGTGAATAAATATGGCAGTCGCCCTGTCATGATTCTTGGTGGCTGCTTGTCAGGCTGTGGCTTGATTGCAGTTTCCTTCTGTAGCACTGTGATGGAACTTTACTTTTGTATCGGAGTTATTGTAG gtcTTGGGCTTGCCTTCAACTTCAGTCCAGCTTTTACTATGATTGGCAAGTATTTCTACAAGAAGCGGCCGTTAGCAAGTGGACTAGCCATGGCAGGCAGCCCTGTGTTCCTCTCTGCCATGGCCCCACTCAACCAGGCTCTTTTTGCTGCCTTTGGCTGGAGAGGAAGCTTCCTAATTCTGGGGGCCCTCCTACTAAACTGCTGTGTGGCTGGAGCCCTGATGAGACCAATAGGGCCCAAGCCAACcacttcagagaaagaaaagtctaAAGAATTCCTTCAGGAAGCTGGAAAATGTGATGCAAACAAGGGGCCAGGTAATCCAAAGACAGGAGTTAATGGCAGAAACTCCCCAAAGGAGAAACAATCACTTCTTCAAACAGTTTACAAACTTTTGGACCTATCCTTGTTGAAGCACAGAGGCTTCCTGCTGTACCTCTCTGGGAATGTGATCATGTCTTTTGGGATGGCTACGCCTTTAGTCTTTATTAGCAATTATGCCAAGAGTCAACATCACTCTAGTGAGAAGGCTGCCTTCCTTCTCTCCATTCTGGCTTTTGTTGACATGGTATCCAGACCTTGTATGGGATTTGTAGCCAACACAAAGTGGGTAAGACCACGAATTCAGTACTTTTTGGCTGCTTCTATTATCATGAACGGAGTATGTCATATGCTAGTACCTTTATCTTCCAGCTACATAGGGTTCTGTGTCTACTCCGGATTCCTTGGATTTGCTTTTGGGTGGTTTGGTGCTGTACTGTTTGAAACACTGATGGACCTTGTGGGAGCCGAGAGATTCTCCAGTGCTGTGGGGTTGGTGACCATTGTGGAGTGCTGCCCTATCCTCCTGGGGCCACCAGTTTTAG GTCGTCTCAATGACATATATGGAGACTATAAGTACACATACTGGGCATGTGGCATAATCCTTATTGTCGCAGGCATCTATCTCTTCATCGGCATGGGCATCAATTACCGACTTGAGGCTAAAGAACAAAAggcaggaaagaaacagaaaaaagaaagtaaagagatGGAACCAAAAGAAGTTATTAAAGCTGCTCAGTCTCCAGAACTGAAAGGCACAGAAGAAGGACCCAAAGAGGAGGAACTTTGA